A single genomic interval of Daucus carota subsp. sativus chromosome 1, DH1 v3.0, whole genome shotgun sequence harbors:
- the LOC108204814 gene encoding glycine-rich RNA-binding protein RZ1A encodes MSDDAEYRCFVGGLAWSTSDRELREAFDKFGGLIDAKVVVDRESGRSRGFGFVTFDDRQSMEDAIEKMRGIDLGGRNITVEKAQPQGQGRDRDGGRDRGRDRGRDRDYGGGGGGRGSGGGECFKCGKPGHFARECPEGDRGGSRYGGRDDKYGGGGGGRPGPDRNGDRYGGRSRDGGGYGGGDRYSRDRSGPYERR; translated from the exons ATGTCTGATGATGCTGAATATCGATGCTTCGTGGGTGGCCTCGCTTGGTCAACATCTGATAGAGAATTAAGAGAAGCATTTGATAAGTTTGGTGGTCTTATTGATGCAAAG GTAGTTGTTGACAGGGAATCTGGCCGCTCtcgtggatttggatttgtgACGTTTGATGACAGGCAATCAATGGAAGATGCTATTGAAAAAATGCGTGGAATAGATTTAGGTGGGAGAAATATCACAGTGGAGAAGGCTCAGCCTCAGGGTCAAGGTAGAGACCGTGATGGTGGTCGGGACCGTGGTCGTGATCGTGGTCGTGATCGTGACTATGGAGGTGGAGGAGGTGGACGCGGGTCTGGTGGTGGAGAGTGCTTCAAGTGTGGAAAGCCAGGACACTTTGCAAGAGAATGTCCTGAAGGAGATAGGGGGGGTAGTAGGTATGGTGGCAGAGATGACAAGTAtggtggaggtggtggtggtcgtCCTGGTCCTGATAGAAATGGAGATCGTTATGGTGGCCGCAGCAGGGATGGCGGTGGCTATGGAGGAGGTGACCGTTATAGCCGGGACCGCTCTGGACCGTACGAGCGCAGATAA